CGGTGGGGAAGGCGACGACACCGCCGTTGCGCAGCACCTGGAGGGTCGTTACAGCTTCGCGGTTCATGCCTAAGTGTAGGTTATACTAACCGCAAGATGCCGGTGTACCAGTACAAGGCGCGCGACCGCCAGGGCAGGGTCCTGAGCGCTACCATCGAGGCGGAGAACATCCGCGAGGCGGCTCGCATCCTGCGGGAAAAGGGGTACTTCATCGCGGAACTCAAGGAGCCCGGCCGGGGCTTGCAGGCCGAGGTGAAGATCCCCGGTCTCGAGCGCGGCCCGAGCCTCAAGGACGTGGCGATCTTTAGCCGGCAGCTCGCCACGATGCTCTCCGCGGGTCTGCCGATCGTGCAGGCGCTGGCGATCCTGGAGCGGCAGGCCGAGAACAAGAAGTTCAAGGGGATCCTGAAGGAGATCCGCACGGATGTAGAGGGGGGCGAGCCGTTTAGCGACGCGTTGAAGAAGCACAGCGCCTTTACCCGGCTCTACATCAACCTGGTGCGCGCCGGGGAGACCTCGGGCACCTTGGATTTGGTCCTGGAGCGCCTCGCTACCTTTCTGGAGAAGGAGCTCGAGCTGCGCGGCAAGATCCGATCCGCGATGACCTACCCGGCGATCGTCTTGGTCTTCGCGATCGGGGTGACGTACTTTTTGCTGGCGGGGATCGTGCCGCAGTTCGCGCAGATCCTGACGGACCTGGGGTCGGAGCTCCCGGTCCTGACGCGTTTTTTGATTGCGGTGTCGGACCTGTTGCGCGCGTACACCTGGGTGTTCGTGCTGCTTGTGGCGGTAGGGTACCCCTTGTACCGGATGTACTACCGGACGGAACGCGGGCGGCGCGTCGTGGACCGGATCAAGCTGCGGATGCCGGTGTTCGGCAGCCTGAACAAACGCAGCGCCCTGGCCCGGTTCGCGCGTACCTTCGGGCTTCTGATCTCCAGCGGCGTGAAC
This region of Marinithermus hydrothermalis DSM 14884 genomic DNA includes:
- a CDS encoding type II secretion system F family protein gives rise to the protein MPVYQYKARDRQGRVLSATIEAENIREAARILREKGYFIAELKEPGRGLQAEVKIPGLERGPSLKDVAIFSRQLATMLSAGLPIVQALAILERQAENKKFKGILKEIRTDVEGGEPFSDALKKHSAFTRLYINLVRAGETSGTLDLVLERLATFLEKELELRGKIRSAMTYPAIVLVFAIGVTYFLLAGIVPQFAQILTDLGSELPVLTRFLIAVSDLLRAYTWVFVLLVAVGYPLYRMYYRTERGRRVVDRIKLRMPVFGSLNKRSALARFARTFGLLISSGVNVVEAMEITRGTAGNAVVEDILEETKEAIQVGEPIHATFLQYPAVFPPMVASMVAIGEETGALDSMLQKIGDFYEREVEEAIASLTAAIEPVMIIFLGVIVALIVAGMFLPLFQIINTLSLQ